The sequence below is a genomic window from Elusimicrobiota bacterium.
TTCTGTGTTGTAATACTACCAAATATTATTATGTCTGTATCAAGAAGATCTCCAATCTTCTTTAGTTCAGATTTATTTACTAGGCCCGAGAGAGATAAGGATTGTTCACCAAGGATTTTTTTGATTTCTTCTCTTTCAACAATGTTGAATAAATTGTTATTGTCTCGTATGAGTCCTGCCACGAAGTTGTGCCAAAATACCTTGCCCAATTCTTTTGTCTTAGCTATTTCTCCGATGTTTTCAAATTCTGCAACGGTAACTCCAATCTTTTGTTTGTTTTTTTCGGATTGAGATACCAATAGTCTTCTTTTATTAAATGTAAGTTTCCCTTCGGTTTCTGCAACACTAAGTTTATGATTCAATTTTACAGCCATTTCATTAACGCTTTTATCCAATAACCCTACCCATAATTCAGCAGCTTCTTTAGACTCTAGATTCTGAGGTAGATGCATTCCTTCTTCTAG
It includes:
- a CDS encoding FlgO family outer membrane protein translates to LEEGMHLPQNLESKEAAELWVGLLDKSVNEMAVKLNHKLSVAETEGKLTFNKRRLLVSQSEKNKQKIGVTVAEFENIGEIAKTKELGKVFWHNFVAGLIRDNNNLFNIVEREEIKKILGEQSLSLSGLVNKSELKKIGDLLDTDIIIFGSITTQKRITVNLRLVECQSGKVIATLSDSCLSELDLSSVAERISNRLINYYEW